A region of the Polaribacter sp. L3A8 genome:
AAACTTATTGATGCTGCAGGACGTATCGATAAATTTAAAACGAAATACGCAAAATTCAAAAAATAATATTTTTAGAATTTTCAACATATTTAAAACTCCAACATTTATTTGTTGGAGTTTTTTTTTGCCATGTACTTAATGCTGTATTTCATTAATTTAAGTACTTAGTTTGTCTGTGTATGGGCGTTCCCTAAAGGTCAGGCTTTTCGCTATATCTTTTTGCTGAAAAAGCAAAAAGGATGCCGCTGCAATCCTTAACGCAAACTATTTGTAAGGCTAGTGCAAAATATCGTACTAAATGAGTATTTTTAAAGTCTTTTTAAATAACTATTATATAATGAGAAATACCATACTTTCTATTTTTATAGGAATCACAATTTTGTTCGGAGTTTTAGCCTATTTTATCCCACAAACAGGAACCATTATTCTAGTATCCATTTCTGGGTTACTTACCTTACTTGCAATTTACGATAGTTTACAAACTACGCATTCCTTATTAAGAGCATTTCCGGTAATAGCAAGGTTACGTTGGTTTTTTGAAGATGAAAGAGGTAAAATTCAACAATATTTTATAGAAGATAATTTAAACGGTACACCCATTAATAGAGAAAAAAGGAGTATTGTGTATCAGCGATCTAAATTATCTAAAGAAACCGTTCCTTTTGGTACACAGCATAATGTATATGCAAAAGGCTATGAGTTTGTAAAACACTCTTTGTTTCCTACAGATCATCATAAAATAGCAGGAGAAAGAATTGTTTTTGGTTCTGATAAGTGTACTCAAAAATACGAAGGTTCTATTATTAATATTTCTGCCATGTCTTTTGGTTCTTTAAGTAAAAATGCAATTATGGCATTAAACCAAGGAGCAAAAATGGGTGGTTTTGCACACAATACAGGAGAAGGAGGAATATCACCTTACCATTTACAAGGAGGGGATATTATTTTTCAAGTTGGTACAGGGTATTTTGGAGCAGGAAAACACGATACTAATGGAAAACGGTATTTTGATAACGAAACATTTAGAACGAATGCCATTCGTCCAGAAGTAAAAATGATAGAAATTAAATTTTCTCAAGGAGCAAAACCTGGTCATGGAGGAATTCTTCCTGCTGCCAAAAATACAGAGGAAATTGCAAAGATTCGTTCTGTAGAGCCTGGTACACAAGTAGATTCGCCTCCAGGTCATTCTGCATTTTCTAATTATCAAGAAATGATTGTTTTTATACAGAAGGTACGAGATTTATCTGGCGGTAAACCAGTAGGAATTAAACTTTGTGTAGGTAATAATGAAGAAATAGAAACCATGATGCAAGCATTTGCAGATGCCAATAATTACCCAGATTTTATTTCTGTAGATGGAGGAGAAGGTGGTACAGGTGCTGCACCAATGGAATTTACAAATTATATAGGTACGCCACTTATAGAAGGATTGGTTTTTGTAAATAAACTTTTAATAAAGCATCAATTAAAAGATCAAATTAAAATTATTGCTTCTGGTAAAGCTATAGATGCTTTCGATATTATAAAATACTTGTCTTTAGGAGCAGATGCAGTGGGTATGGCAAGAAGTTTTATGCTAAGTTTAGGCTGTATACAAGCAAGAGAATGTAATTTAGATACTTGCCCTGTTGGTGTTGCTACACAAGATGATGATTTGGTAAAAGCTTTGGTGGTAGAAAAGAAAAATGTACGTGTTAAAAATTACCACCATAAAACTATTGAAGCTGTAAAAGAAGTTGTTGCTGCTATGGGGGTTGCTTCTATTGCAGATATAAAAGCAAACCAAGTTTTTAGACGAAGAAAAGATGAGGAAGTGGTAAGTTTAGAAGAAATTTTTTATAATAATTAAGGCAATTTTTATTTCTATGGAATATTTTGATATTGTTATTATTGGTGGAGGTCCCATTGGTATTGCTTGTGGCTTAGAAGCTCAAAAAAAAGGATTATCCTATGTAATTATAGAAAAAGGTCCTATTGTAAATTCGGTATATAATTACCCTGTAAACATGCAGTTTTTTTCTTCTTCAGAGAAATTAGAAATAGATGAAATTCCGTTTATTAGTAAAGAAAATAAACCAAGAAGAAGTGAAGCTTTAGAATATTACAGAAGAATTGCTACTTCAAATAAATTGAATATTCATTTATTTGAAAAAGTAACATCAGTTTCTAAAACGGCAACTGAGTTTACTGTTGTTTCTGATAAGAAGACCTACAAATCTGCCAATATTATTATTGCAACAGGTTTTTATGATATTCCGAATATTTTAAATGTACAAGGAGAAAATTTATCAAAAGTGTCTCATTATTATAATGATCCACATTTTTATGCAGGACAAAAATTAGCGGTTATTGGAGCAAGTAATTCGTCTGTAGATGCAGCTTTAGAGTGCTATAGAAAAGGAGCAGAGGTTACTATGGTTATTAGAGGAGCAGAAGTAGGTCAACGTGTAAAATATTGGGTGAGACCAGATATCATCAACAGAATAGAAGAAGGTAATATTAAGGTTTATTATAATACTACAGTTAAAGAAATAACTAAAGATACTATTGTTCTAAATAAAAAAGAGGGTGCAGAAATACTGCAAAACGACTTTGTTTTGGCGTTAACGGGTTACAAGCCAAACTTTACACTTTTAGATGAAATAGGAGTTTCTTTTTCTAAGGATGAAAAGAAAATTCCGACTTATAATGATGAGACTATGGAAACCAACGTGAAAGGTGTTTATTTAGCAGGGGTTATTTGTGGAGGGATGGAAACGCACAAATGGTTTATAGAAAACTCTCGCATACATGCAAAAATGATTATTGCAAATGTTTTAAAGCAGAACGTATAAGTAAATTGATATAAATTAAAAAAAGCCCAAACAGTTAATTGTTAGGGCTTTTTTTAATTCATCTTTGTCGACTTGAGTTTAAGTTTTTCTAAAACAATTTTTTATAATAATCAGCTGCCATTCTTTGGGTTGTAAATTCAGGAATAACATCATCCATAGCCTTAAAAACTATTTTTTGCCATGTTTTAGGAGCGTCATAATAGGTTGGTAATACTTTGTTCTCTAGAATACTGTATAAATTATCGGTGTCTATTTTATCTTGTTCGTAAGTTGGTAAAAGATTATCTAGTGCAGGTAATACAAAACAATTTTCTTCATCCTTTTTAAATTCAGGAATCCAACCATCATCCGTAGAAACATTTACAGAACCATTCATTGCAGCTGTCATACCACTTGTACCAGAAGCTTCACGTGTAATTCTTGGCGTGTTTAACCAAACATCAGAACCGCATTTTAATTTTCTAGACAATCCTATCTCATAACCAATAAGCACTGCAAGGTTTGGTTCTTGTTTAGATTGACGTACCAAGTGGTTAAAGGTGTCTATGGCACCATAATCAAACGGATAAGGTTTTCCTGCCCAAATAATTTGTACTGGATATTTTTCATTATAAATTAACCTTTTAAAACGATCGTAATCATGTAAAAGTAAATCAGCTCTTTTGTAACCTGCAAATCTTCTTGCCCAAACAATTGTTAAGATGTTAGGATCTAGTTTTTTTCCGGTTTGTTTATATACTTCATTAAAAAGTTTGCTTTTTAACTGCGATTTTTTATTTTTATAGGCAGTAGCATTTCCTTTTTTCCAAGACTTTTTAATCGTTTCATCTTGCCAAAATTTTTGATTTTGTGCATTTGTAATCGGAATAATTTCACAAATACCTTCGTAATCTTTCCACATGTCATTCGCAACGATGGCATGTAGTTTAGATACTCCGTTAGCTTTTCTAGCCATTCTTAATGCAGTAATGGTATAATTAATCATACCTCCGTTAACCATTTCTTTGTATAGTTCTTCTTCAGAAAGTGTTCTTCCAAAGAAACCACATCTGTTTAAATGACGTGCATCTCGTTCTTCGTTTCCTGCTTTTTCTGGTGTATGTGTTGTAAATACCATTTGTTCTTTGGTAACGCCTTTATCTCTTAAATAATAAAAAGCAGGTAAGGCATGTCCTTCGTTTAAATGATACGTATCTGCGCCTCCTAAAATTTCTACTACCTTGGCGCCAGCAATTCCTAAAACAATACTTTGAGATATTCTTGTTACTTGGTTTTGGTCATACAAATGGTTGGTTATGGTTCTAGACAAGTGGTCGTTTCCATCTACATCTGTACTTAAAAAATACATGGGTACAGTGCCAAAAACCTCTGGTTTTAAAACGTAGGCTCTTACTTTTACATTTGGGTTGTCATGTAGTTTAATTTCTACTTCGATGCCTGTATACTCTAAAAACTCGAAATGTTTTTCGTTAAACTCTGTTTTTAAGGTTTGGTCTTCATTTCTTGCTTGGTCGTAATAGCCATATTTCCAAAGCATACCAATACCAATCATATTTTGTTTTAATTCCAGTCCAGAACGCATATGTGAACCAGCTAAAAAGCCTAAACCTCCAGAATAAATATTAAACGCTTGGTCGATACCAAATTCCATACTAAAATAAGCTACTTTCTTTTTATATTTTGCTACCGGTTTGTATGGGTGATGCCATTTACTATATATATGTTCCATATTTTTTTTTTGATTTTATAGTATTAAAAGTAAGGAAAATACACAACGTATAATACTGTTTGTGAGTTAAGTTTAGGTATCTAAAGTTAATTTATAATGCTTTTAAATTTAAGTTAAGTTGGCTGTTTGTAGGTTTTTATGATATTAATCATTTCTAATTTAAAGAGGTTTCTTAAATGTCTTTTTTAGTTTTATGTGATTCCTCAATTGCTTAAAAAAAGTTTATTTAGAAATGACTTTCGTTTTATTATTCCGAAGTATGAGGGTTTGATAAAAAAAATTAAAAGAAAAGATAAAAGGTTTTTAGTTATTATTAAAACAAAAAAAACCGTTTCAAAAAAGAAACGGTTTTAAAATACTAAAAGAACAGTGTGTGTTCTACATGTAATCTTCTATTGGGTTACAAGAACAAATTAAGTTTCTGTCTCCAAAAGCATCATCTACTCTACGTACAGAAGGCCAAAATTTATTTTCAGCAATATATGGTAAAGGAAAAGCAGCCTGTTTTCTGGTGTATGGTAATGTCCAATCATCTGCAGTTAGCATTTCTTGTGTATGCGGTGCATTTTTTAAAGGATTGTTTTCATCCTCTTTAGAGGTGTTTTTTATTTCTTCACGAATAGAAATCATCGCATCACAAAAACGATCTAATTCTGCCATAGATTCAGATTCTGTAGGTTCAATCATCATAGTTCCTGCAACAGGAAAAGAAACGGTTGGTGCATGAAAACCATAATCTATTAAACGCTTTGCAATGTCTACAACTTCAATTCCGTTTTGTTTAAAATCACGGCAATCAATAATCATTTCGTGCGCAGCTCTATTCATTTCTCCCGTATACAAACTATTGTAATGTCCGTGCAAACGTTCTTTAATATAGTTAGCATTTAAGATGGCATTCTTGGTAGAATCGGTCAGTCCTTTAGCACCTAACATGGTAATATATCCGTAAGAAATTAAACATACTAAAGATGAACCCCAAGGAGCAGCAGAAATGGCTGTAATTGCATTTTCTCCTCCTGTAGCAACTACAGGATTTGTTGGTAAGAATGGTACTAATTGTGGAGCTACACAAATTGGGCCAACTCCAGGACCACCACCACCATGCGGAATGGCAAATGTTTTGTGTAAGTTTAAGTGACAAACATCAGCACCAATCGTTGCAGGGTTTGTTAACCCAACTTGTGCATTCATATTTGCGCCATCCATATATACTTGTCCGCCGTTATTATGAATAATTTGGGTAATTTCTTTAATTGCTCTTTCGTACACTCCATGAGTAGAAGGATAGGTAACCATTAAAGCAGCTAAATTATCTTTATGTAAAATTGCTTTAGCACGTAAATCTTCTACATCAATATTTCCTTTTTCATCGGTTTTGGTAACCACAACCTTCATACCAGCCATAACTGCTGATGCAGGATTTGTTCCGTGGGCAGAAGCAGGAATTAAACAAATATTTCTGTGAGAATCGTTGTTAGATTCGTGATAAGCTCTAATAGTCATTAAGCCGGCAAACTCACCTTGTGCACCAGAGTTTGGTTGTAAAGAGGTACCTGCAAAACCGGTAATGATATTTAATTGATGCTCTAATCTCTTTAAAACTTGTTGATACCCTTCCGCTTGATTTAACGGCACAAATGGGTGAATATTTCCCCATTGTGGATTACTTAAAGGCAACATTTCTGAGGCTGCATTTAATTTCATTGTACAAGAACCTAAAGAAATCATAGAATGATTTAATGCTAAATCTTTACGCTCTAATTTTTTAATATAACGCATCATATCTGTTTCTGATTGATACGTGTTAAATACATCGTTTTCTAAAAACGGTGTATTTCTTGCTATATTTTCTGTAATAACTTCAAAATCTGCACTAAAAGATTCTTTAGTTAAAATTTGATGAAAATCGTCTACAATTTCAGCATCAGCAGAAGTCGATTTCTTTTTAAGTTGACCAAAAATGGTAAACAAGTTCATTAAATCTTTCTGTGTAGTTGCTTCATTTATAGAGATAGAAATGTGTTTATTATCTACATAATTAAAATTTACTTTAAAAGACTCTGCAACAGATTTTAATTTAATAGAATCTATTTCTACTAATAAAGTATCAAAATAAGAAGTATTTAATTGCTTAAACCCTGCTTTTTCTAAATAATCTGCAACTAACTTTGTTTTATTGTGTACAGAATCTGCAATAAATTGTAAACCACTTTTACCATGATAAACAGTGTACATACTTGCCATAACAGCTAATAAAACTTGCGCCGTACAAATATTAGAAGTCGCTTTCTCTCGCTTAATATGTTGCTCTCTTGTTTGCAATGCCATACGCAAAGCACGCTCTCCGTTTCTGTCTTTGGTAATACCAATAATACGTCCAGGAATACTTCTTTTATATTTTTCTTTAGTAGCAAAGTAAGCCGCATGCGGGCCACCATAACCTAACGGAATACCAAAACGTTGTGTAGTTCCTACAACAACATCAACTCCAAATTCTGCAGGAGCTTTTAATTTTACTAATGATAAAATATCTGCAGCAACGGCAACTTTTATATTGTTTTCATTTGCTTTTGCAACAAATTGTGCATAATTATAAACCTGACCATGTTTTCCTGGGTATTGTAAAATTGCTCCGAAAAAATCCTCAGAAAAATCAAACTCTTCATGGTTACCAATTACTAATTCAATACCAATAGGAGTAGAACGAGTTTGTAAAACAGAGATGGTTTGTGGTAAAATTTCTTCAGAAACAAAAAATTTGTTTACACCCGCTTTCTTTTGTGCTCTTTCTCTAATATCATACAATAAAGCCATTGCTTCTGCAGAAGCCGTACTTTCATCTAATAAAGAAGCGTTTGCCAATTCCATTCCTGTTAAATCACAAACCATTGTTTGAAAATTTAACAATGCCTCTAATCTACCTTGTGCAATTTCTGCTTGGTAAGGAGTATAAGCAGTGTACCAACCCGGATTTTCTAATATATTACGCTGAATTACACTTGGCACAATAGCTTCATGATATCCTAAACCAATGTAACTTTTAAAAACTTTATTCTTTTCAGATAATTCTTTAATATGTGCTAAATATTCATATTCACTCTTTGCAGGTGCTAAATCTAACTCATTTTCTAAACGAATATCATCCGGAACGGTTTCGTAAATTAACCGTTCTAAACTTTCCGCTTTTATCGTTGATAACATTTTTTCTTGTTCCTTTTTATTAGGTCCAATATGTCTGTTTTGAAACAAATTTGTATTCATGTAATAAAGTTTTGTTTAGGTTTAGTTCAATCGATATAGTTTGTGTTATTGCTTGTTTAAACCAATTGATTTTAAAGGCTCAAAAGTAGGGAAATAATAAAAAAATTTAGGTCAGATTTTTAGTTAAAAAAGGTTAATTATTAACCAAATTTAAATGTTATGAACATAAAACCTATTTTTGCCGAATGAGATTCTTAAAATTGGTTTTAGATTTTTATATAAATGCAAGTATTCATGTTGCATTTTCTGTGTATGC
Encoded here:
- the gcvP gene encoding aminomethyl-transferring glycine dehydrogenase, with translation MNTNLFQNRHIGPNKKEQEKMLSTIKAESLERLIYETVPDDIRLENELDLAPAKSEYEYLAHIKELSEKNKVFKSYIGLGYHEAIVPSVIQRNILENPGWYTAYTPYQAEIAQGRLEALLNFQTMVCDLTGMELANASLLDESTASAEAMALLYDIRERAQKKAGVNKFFVSEEILPQTISVLQTRSTPIGIELVIGNHEEFDFSEDFFGAILQYPGKHGQVYNYAQFVAKANENNIKVAVAADILSLVKLKAPAEFGVDVVVGTTQRFGIPLGYGGPHAAYFATKEKYKRSIPGRIIGITKDRNGERALRMALQTREQHIKREKATSNICTAQVLLAVMASMYTVYHGKSGLQFIADSVHNKTKLVADYLEKAGFKQLNTSYFDTLLVEIDSIKLKSVAESFKVNFNYVDNKHISISINEATTQKDLMNLFTIFGQLKKKSTSADAEIVDDFHQILTKESFSADFEVITENIARNTPFLENDVFNTYQSETDMMRYIKKLERKDLALNHSMISLGSCTMKLNAASEMLPLSNPQWGNIHPFVPLNQAEGYQQVLKRLEHQLNIITGFAGTSLQPNSGAQGEFAGLMTIRAYHESNNDSHRNICLIPASAHGTNPASAVMAGMKVVVTKTDEKGNIDVEDLRAKAILHKDNLAALMVTYPSTHGVYERAIKEITQIIHNNGGQVYMDGANMNAQVGLTNPATIGADVCHLNLHKTFAIPHGGGGPGVGPICVAPQLVPFLPTNPVVATGGENAITAISAAPWGSSLVCLISYGYITMLGAKGLTDSTKNAILNANYIKERLHGHYNSLYTGEMNRAAHEMIIDCRDFKQNGIEVVDIAKRLIDYGFHAPTVSFPVAGTMMIEPTESESMAELDRFCDAMISIREEIKNTSKEDENNPLKNAPHTQEMLTADDWTLPYTRKQAAFPLPYIAENKFWPSVRRVDDAFGDRNLICSCNPIEDYM
- a CDS encoding FMN-binding glutamate synthase family protein, whose protein sequence is MSIFKVFLNNYYIMRNTILSIFIGITILFGVLAYFIPQTGTIILVSISGLLTLLAIYDSLQTTHSLLRAFPVIARLRWFFEDERGKIQQYFIEDNLNGTPINREKRSIVYQRSKLSKETVPFGTQHNVYAKGYEFVKHSLFPTDHHKIAGERIVFGSDKCTQKYEGSIINISAMSFGSLSKNAIMALNQGAKMGGFAHNTGEGGISPYHLQGGDIIFQVGTGYFGAGKHDTNGKRYFDNETFRTNAIRPEVKMIEIKFSQGAKPGHGGILPAAKNTEEIAKIRSVEPGTQVDSPPGHSAFSNYQEMIVFIQKVRDLSGGKPVGIKLCVGNNEEIETMMQAFADANNYPDFISVDGGEGGTGAAPMEFTNYIGTPLIEGLVFVNKLLIKHQLKDQIKIIASGKAIDAFDIIKYLSLGADAVGMARSFMLSLGCIQARECNLDTCPVGVATQDDDLVKALVVEKKNVRVKNYHHKTIEAVKEVVAAMGVASIADIKANQVFRRRKDEEVVSLEEIFYNN
- a CDS encoding YpdA family putative bacillithiol disulfide reductase, producing the protein MEYFDIVIIGGGPIGIACGLEAQKKGLSYVIIEKGPIVNSVYNYPVNMQFFSSSEKLEIDEIPFISKENKPRRSEALEYYRRIATSNKLNIHLFEKVTSVSKTATEFTVVSDKKTYKSANIIIATGFYDIPNILNVQGENLSKVSHYYNDPHFYAGQKLAVIGASNSSVDAALECYRKGAEVTMVIRGAEVGQRVKYWVRPDIINRIEEGNIKVYYNTTVKEITKDTIVLNKKEGAEILQNDFVLALTGYKPNFTLLDEIGVSFSKDEKKIPTYNDETMETNVKGVYLAGVICGGMETHKWFIENSRIHAKMIIANVLKQNV
- the glgP gene encoding alpha-glucan family phosphorylase yields the protein MEHIYSKWHHPYKPVAKYKKKVAYFSMEFGIDQAFNIYSGGLGFLAGSHMRSGLELKQNMIGIGMLWKYGYYDQARNEDQTLKTEFNEKHFEFLEYTGIEVEIKLHDNPNVKVRAYVLKPEVFGTVPMYFLSTDVDGNDHLSRTITNHLYDQNQVTRISQSIVLGIAGAKVVEILGGADTYHLNEGHALPAFYYLRDKGVTKEQMVFTTHTPEKAGNEERDARHLNRCGFFGRTLSEEELYKEMVNGGMINYTITALRMARKANGVSKLHAIVANDMWKDYEGICEIIPITNAQNQKFWQDETIKKSWKKGNATAYKNKKSQLKSKLFNEVYKQTGKKLDPNILTIVWARRFAGYKRADLLLHDYDRFKRLIYNEKYPVQIIWAGKPYPFDYGAIDTFNHLVRQSKQEPNLAVLIGYEIGLSRKLKCGSDVWLNTPRITREASGTSGMTAAMNGSVNVSTDDGWIPEFKKDEENCFVLPALDNLLPTYEQDKIDTDNLYSILENKVLPTYYDAPKTWQKIVFKAMDDVIPEFTTQRMAADYYKKLF